Within Trichoderma atroviride chromosome 2, complete sequence, the genomic segment CCGAACTCTTCCAACCAACCAGCTGGCCTTGCACCCACCCGTCTTTCCAATTCAACGTCTGTCAACGTCTGCCAACCTGCTTGGAGTTGAGAGCAGCTGTTCCTCTGTGCCCGTGAATGACGGCACTGCTCGGCCCTCGACGCTGCTAGTTGCCGCATCACCGCTCTCCTCGCATTACCAAGACAAGACGACCTCGTCGAATCCCTACCGGCTTCAGTCGACAACAGCCTGGAGCCGAGCGAATCGCTTCCACTCCCTGCTGCAGTCTCGATCCACCAACCCCGTGCAGATCCGCGAACTCGAAGCAGACAACATCGGCATTTCGAGCGTCACTGCAACTGCGCAGTCCATACCAATCCACCAAGCCATCGCAGCCCAATTCCGTCCTCGGCTTGGGTGCCTTTGATGCGCAGCACGCACGCCTGATTGAACCCAAAACTACACACCAGCTATAGTAGCTACTACTAGTCCTATTAATCCCGCCGATACTTGGCGATTCTTTGGATTTCCGCCTCCAAAGCTTATTCACAAAACATCTACACTCGCCCTCCACCCGCCAGCTTCTGTCTTTAGCGCAACCTCCCGATACGCGCGGCACATTCTATCTTCGCCTTCCATCTTTCAAATATTCATGCAGAGATACGAACTCGTGACTAGCAGCCACCATGAAGGTAGGTGATCAGAATGATTGAGTGGGCGCCAACCCGAGACAAGCCAAATCTGACGAGACATTCCCCGCGACACAGTACCTCCCAGTCCAAGAATTCGAGACCGTAACCGGCGCTCTCAACTTCAACACCCCTGATTGCAACGTCACAGGCGGATGCGATCTCTACACCACGAAATCTACCGGGTCCGACAAGAAACTGTACAAGAGTATCGACAAGGATCTCAGTTCCCAGCATGCCGCGCTGCTCAAGCTGGGCGCCAGCCTGTCACCGCCCGACCGACAACACATGCTCGCTACGTCGCGCAGCATGCAGTTATTCTCGCACTCGAGCGCATTTGGCCCTCTGTCTGAGCTTGCTAGTCGACGAACGTTTGCCTATCTGATTGCGACGCTCAATGCAAGCCACCCTCACTACGACTTTTCCCACGTCTTGCGGCCCGGCGATTTCAAGCGCGAGAGGAACCTGAGGCGTGTCATTGCCAACCTGGATTCAATTTTGAAAAACGTACGGCCCGGGTTTGAAGGCTCATCGTACGACTCATCCGCCGGCAGCGACATGAACGCACAATGGGGCCCACAGTGCTGGTCCTTGATTAACAAGGAGATGCGTCTTAATGAGTGCACCGTCTTTAGCTATCACCCAGAAGTCGACCcctttgaagaagacgaaagcGCCATTTGGGCCGTCCACTACTTCTTTTTCAACAGAATGCTCAAGAGGGTCGCTTACCTCTATGTCAGAGTCGTTCCCGTCATATCCTCACAGAGCCCAACTTTGAGACCGGCCAAAGGTGGTCTTCACAAGCGACATACCGCAACCGAGTCAGAGGGCACCAAGAAACGGGCCAAGTACTGGTTTGGTAACCAAGACGCCGAGATGGTACCACCAtttgaagacgacgaagagccGATGGATGACGGCCTCTACTGGAATCGcggagaggatggcgatATCGTCCAGTTCTCGGATGATGATTTGGCTGAAGATGAACCActcgatgaggatgaggatgaggatgaggatgatgacgatgattaCGACATGACAAGTACAAGGCGAGAAAGGCTTATGAGCGAGGATGTTGCAGGACGAATGGAGATTTAAGCTGAGGCTATATTCTCCAAACCACGCTTATTTCTGCAACAAAGGGGGACAGCAACAGTCATAGTATTGTCTGCACCAAGATGACGAAGCATATTGTATCTTTTCAACAAGGATATGCTCTCTCATTTCAAATCTGCTTGGATGGACTCTGATCCACCTTGGCTGATCCATTTTACCATGAACTCATTACCTGCACTCGACTTGATATGGACAGAGATGGAACTCCAGCTCCCTCCATTCTCGAAGCTCCCCTCTCTCCTATCCTGCTTTACCGCTTTTTATTTGGAGTCGATTTCCAACGATTTCCTACTCAACTACTCTACCCTATCGTTGCCATGATTACGAAatgtcatttttttttagcgTGGCGCAAGGTCCTGGTTTCTGGTCGGTGAGAGCGACTGGGAACAACGTCGCCCGGAGTTTTCTCTCTGATTTTTAGTTGGTTCAATTTCCTATCGTCGCATTTCTTTTGATCAAGTTGAACTATCTATCTGCCGTTGTATATTTTCctcgtttcttttcgttttgcTGTGTTATTTGAAATATTTGGTGGCTCTTTTTACCTATTTTCGAAAAACTTGGCAAGGCTGGTTTTGTTATTCTATTCTTATTGCCTATTTtatctcttctttatttcttctcttatctttttttcttttcgcttttAATCCTAGGGAATGAGGTGGGCTACCTATAaaacatgtatatatatacacacacatatatatatatacatatcaCGCAGTAATGTTATGAATTTTTGGCTCCGTCTCGCTGGGAACGAGACTTTTGCTggctagtttttttttgataGTTTACGCAGATTAGCAGTATATCAATTGTACCATTTCTACTTTGAAAGCACAAACACTTACTACCTCGATCACTTGTCTGGTAATAGCAAAGCGGTGAATAGACATAAGCCCTTAGATAGAAGCATACATGTAAAGTTACTAGGTACAAAGCGCAATATAATCTACCTGGCATACAAAACAGGTCCAAGAATCTTTATACTGTCCGAGACACAAACATAAATATGATCCACGCGCAGAGAAAATAGCAGTGATGCAGCACGAGGTATCCATTGATCTAAATAACACAAAGCTAACGAAGAGAATTTGACAAAAAAAGTAAACGTGTGTGAAGctaaagaaacaaacaaacaaacaagtaATTGAATTCCCCTTgtcccttttcccttgtccCCTATCCTAGCAAATGGCCAAATCAGTATCAGCCGCCTATATCGGCGACGGGTATTTTTCAAGACCACTTCACGCGCACAATCTCTTTTAGTGTTTAATAATTAGTCTCGGGTATCAAGTTATTTTCAGGTATAATAGCGCGCATGAATGAATGTAAAAGAGCAGGCTAACATTGGGTGCCCCCCCTTGGCCCAATCTCTGTTTCATTGGACCGTTTATTTATACTCTGTTTAGTGTATAGATATGTATCGTCGAGTAGAAAGGTATTATTAAATGCAAGAATTCCAGAACCGAGTAATGCCATCGAGGAGCGCAATGAATAAAATATGCTGATAGATTGGCGTGTAGAGAACTCGGAGCTTAGACAACGGACGCCTTCCTTCGTCGTCCAAAGAATTTCGCAAACGCGCTGGGCTCTTCTTGCTGGACTGGAACTGGAGCGGGAGTAAAgtctggcggcggctcagAGTCGCGTAAGAACTGGGCTAGATCTCCTGTCTGTCCTAGGTACGCAGGCTCTCTCGGCTCAAATTTCTTCATTGGGACTCTGTTCATTGGGGCTCTCTCCATTGGGGCTCTCTCGATCGGAGCTCTCTCCACTGGAGCTCTGTTTACTGGAGGGTCGGCATGGGTAGGCCCGTATGCGTCGTATCCTGGAGGCATCTGAATCGGAACGTGTTTGCGAACAGTCGACGGGCGGGCTTCGTTGCCGAGGCCCACAGCGCCAGGACGTGATTGAGATTCGTTAAGAGTGTTAACCTCCTTAGAGTTGTTACGACCAAATCGTCCCATAAGACCGGGTGTGCTCGACTTCctccttggctgctgcttcgtaGGCAGAGACGGAGGCTCCGGCGGAGGCTCACAGTTGAGTAAGAACTCTGCCAGActttcttccttcttggGGGGCGGTCTGGGAGGCATATCgaaatcatcatcttcttcatcgctgaAATCGATTGCGTATGGATCGCGAACGCGGCGAGTTTTCCGAACGGGCATTGGCATGCCcatatcatcatcgtcctctcCAAACATCGCGTTTGCCTTGGACAtgctcttgttcttgaggAGTGCAGAGTTGGAGTTGACAGAGGAGTGCATCGACGGCATCGAGTAATCCGTCACGCTGGTGGATGCTTGGCTGTGTCGCATATCCGGAAGTACCGGATCGACCGCCCTACCTCCAGCCGCGCCATACATCATCTCCGAATCTCCTGGGTTACGGAAAGGCGCCACGTGCCGAGGGATGGGATTTTGACCATTGGCTGGGCCCTGTCGTATAAAGTCGATCAAGTCCGAGGTCTCGCTTCTGCTGTTGGCAGCAGGCTCTCGAGCCTGGTATCGGTTtcgattgctgctgctgcgactgtTCATGGTGGTAAGTGGTTGGGATTCCGGAATTGTCTTGGGTGGGTTGACAGGGACGTGAACATTGCGCAGAGCTGCCGGGCCTCTGTCGCCAGCTGGGCCTGTAGACTTGATAAACTCGGCAAAATCCGCCAAAGACTCGCCAGGTGCACGAGCATCTCGAGCCTGTGCCCCTCCCGTGCGGCCAGAGGCTCCCGCCGGAGCGCGGGGAATCGGTCCAGAAAATTTGGCTGTGCTTTCAGAAGAAGCCTGGGCGTTGGCTGGCTGCGCCCGCGGAATTGATGGTGATGCATTTGAGCTAACAGGCGAGGATCGCATAAGGTCTTCGCTCTTACGGGAGGCCTTGGCCGCAACAGGGCTGTCGGCAGATTTATTGACCTGGAAGACGAATTAGCAAACAGGCAAACTCCATAGGTaggggaggggaaaaaaaaaaggaaaatgctCGCGGTTGGGGACGTACATCAATATCACGCATATTCTCCGGTGTCAATGTGTATGTGATGGTTTGATTGCTCTGAATAAGCTCTTCAAAGTTGCGCGCCATGCTTTCAGCACGGTTTGATGCGTCGTCTGAAGTAGTTCTGACCGCCTTGAAGCGGCTGGCGCCAGAAGATGCCGACGACCCAGATGTGTGGATTTGCCGAGGAGGGGCAACGGAATGTAGAGACGGAGTTGattcctcgtcgtcttgcTCAGCGGCGGGCCGCCCCTTCTGTCGATTGGAATTACCCCCAGTCGATCTGTAAGGAACATCTGGAAATTGGATATCCGTGGCACTTTGGGCGGTTTTTAGAGACGAGCTCCTGGTACTTGACTGAGGCTGGTCGCTTTGAGGGGAAGCCGAGATTCTATCAGCAGCTCTGATATTTGTTTGCAAGCCATGTGGGAGTCGGCCAAGCTGGTCTCGGcttcgagaagctggtgcaGGCTTGACAATCGGATGCACCTGATCAGCGTCTTCCTCGGACTCTGAGATGGTGGCAGCATTTGGGACGGGTGGCCTCATCCTCTCGACTGGAGATCTCACCGCCGAGAGAGGCGCTCCTGTTCGCGAGCTGgtgtcaatggccttgactTTCCGCATCTCATCTGGACGAGATAGAGGGCTTGCTCCAGACACAGTGCTTGCTCGCGGCCGCTCGGCTGATTCCATTGAACGCGGCCGACTAGTGGCTGGACTACGGGGCGGAACGTCTATGATGCGTGCAGAGTGCACACTGGAAGATCTGCTCAGATGAATGGCCTTACCCGTATCTGAGACAGAACGAGAGGAGGTGCTGGAGACGGAGACTCTGGACGAGGTCAGGATCTCGGCCTTCTCGTATATCACCTCATCGAATTCATCCGAGCCGCTTTCATCAGACTCGCGGCTTTTCGCCTTcgcctccacctccacctcGACAACAGAGAGCCTCGTAAGCTCTTGTAGCTCCGGGATGCTTGCTGCATCGGCGGTTTTTGACCTTGGTCGCGCAGTTGCATAGAAGACGGACCTTTTGGGGGTTGGCAGTGAGGTGGATCTCCTGTGAAGGCTGAGTAAGGTGGCATAGTTGTCTGAATCTGGAGATGTTTGAGAGTCTTTGAGTAAGGATAACGCTCCAGCAAAAGATTTAACGCGGCGTTTGTCGAaatccttttcttcctcgtcgcttccatcttcctcatcatcgctatGATGGGCCAAACCTGGCACCTCAATCTCCGCAACGTCATTGTCGCCCATGGGTAGTGGAATATCCATGGGGTGAATGTCTTTTTCCACAGCATCCTTTGCGTCATCTTGCATCTCGGCAGAGTCAGTTCCACGCTCACTGATGGAACTCTTACGATCGTACAGAGAACCAGCGTGGCTGACTGAAAGAGATCGACTGGAGACATATTCGCCTGGCGGCGCACGCATCCTCTTTTTCCATCCTCGCCATAAGCGGCCCAAAGTTCGATCAAGCGCAACGCGTTCCATGTCGATATCCTCCACGACGATTCTTTCAGCAACGGCGGCCGGGCTGCGCGCTCcatccttgagctcctttTCAATTCTGGAACGCAACCTTGTGCTCGCCGCCTGCCCAGCCACAGAAAGCGTGAGTTCGCCCATGTATTCCAAGACTGAGGTAAGGAAGATGGCCACGGCGGGCGAGATGATGTCGGAGGCTCTCTCATGTTCGCTGATTTCGAGATTTTCCTGCGTCATGTActtgtcctcgtcctcttcttccaagtctCCGAGAGAGGAGTAGACCATGCACCGCAATCTAGCCCTCTTCCAAGCTAATTCAACATCCCAATCTCGAGCATGGGGGCTCTGGGGGTCGGTGtactcttcctcttcggAGCCCCCTAGGTACTCCCTCagttcttcatcagcatTGCTTATAGTTTCTTTGGCCAATTTTGGCTTGAGGACGTCGGAGACAGCAGGTCGCAGGGCCGAGAGAGAGGTAGACTTTGCAACTTGCAAAAAGTTTAGTAGTAACTGATCGAGGAAGCTGTTGACTAGCTGCAAGGCAGCAGGGGATATCACAGCGGCCTCTCCAGACGGCTCGACGCCATTTTGGTCGTACCAGGAGCTTTGGTGGCCGTCGTGGTTGTTTGTTACAATCTGTGAAGCCGCAGTTGACGCAATGAAGGCGGCCTCTGGAGATGTAGACTGTGGAAGGGCAAGAAACGTGTGGCTCGCGATCGAAGGTCTGtcgctggagatgctctGGGTTCGCGGTCGCACATCGCGCGGCGAGCCAACGCTGCTCGTCGGGCGCGAGTCGACGGCGGAGCCAGCCATGGTTGACGCTGGTTTTCTACCGAATGTAGCTGTGAATTAGCATGTATATTCTGGCTTGTTTCTCGTCTTGGCCGCTGTTCTTGGCCGCTCTTGAAAACGACAGTTGTATAGTTGTATGAAACCCAcgcaagaaaagagaagagtgCAGTCGAAATCGAAGCCCGTGTCGAGGTTTCGCAACTCGTCGACCAAGGCGAATAAGCGACTGTCCCTAGCTATTCGTGGAATATGGGGCCGCAGAAGGGTAATCAATGCTTAAGACGGAGGACCCCCTGGTCGTAAATTAGTTCATGAATCGGGACACAATCGAATGACTGGACTGGCAGGCCCGCTAACACATGGCTCTGGGGACtgggatgatgagatgagacaCAGGAGGGCAAAGGCTGGTTTAAGTGACTCCAGTCTGtgacgaaaaagaaacgagtgTGAGCGGTGGGTGTCACAatggaggagcaggccaGGCCGGTTGATTGATGGATTGATTGACTGATTGATTGGATTGATGGCTGGTGTTGGCACTAGCAATCAGATGGCGCTGAATCCACGGGACAGGCAAACGATGGATGGCATCAACCAGAGGCCGACAGGATGCGCTTCAGCTGCGTGAGGGAGCAAACTGGGAGGCCATGTCGCGGGtgaagcagagaaaagagggaggGCATCAAGGGGGCAGTTGGACCACGGGGAGACTGTGCCGTGACAGCAGCCACTACGGGGAAGCGGTATGTGGTACTTTGTGTAGCGCAGGGACAGTGCTGGGGCGGCAGGTACTCGAGCAACGGCGCTGGTACCGGTACAGCGCGCAGCAGGtacttacatgtatattCCTGGAGCGAGCGCCTTACTTGCTGTACACGAGGACGAATCGTGGGCGTCTGTGCGCTGGCGAGTcaatgctgcagaagcaCAGCCCGTGACGTGCCCGTTGCtgggaaagaaggagaaggagttgCAAGTCGAAAAGAGGACAAGGTTGCGAGATGTTGAATCGTCCACAGTGGCCAGCCGGGCCATCAAGGCGGCGAAATGGAGATTTGCATGATATACGGcatctgttcttttcttttttttactccgGCTGTTTTGGAGATTGATGTCGACCCCCTTTCTATAGTAGCAGTGCTAGTGCAGGCCCGATGTCTTCGACAGCAGTAGTGTACGGTACTGTAGCATCGATTCGGCGTATAGGTGGCCATACATTACATTCAAACAAGTTCAGTCTAGTATAAGCGCGAGACTTGGTTGCTGCGAAATGGGAAGCCTCTTGAGGATCGACGGCCGTGGATCAATCGATGCTTGAATCACAGCCGGTAATTGCGTGCAAAGCACCGCCCACATCGCCCTACAGTCTTTTCATTTCCATCCCTCCTATTGACTTGCTTCATTGTCTCTCGCCTCACCGCAACTTCTTGTTtcattcattcttttcttttcattcttccaCCCTCTCAAatcccatctcatctcttccttcttctttcacttCTATTGCTCCTCGTTTCCTCAGCGGCAGACTCGACTCGCTCACCCATTTCCCAATCCCACTGCAAAGTCCCGCCTCCACTCCCTGGCGAGACTGGCCCTGGCTTGCCTCAACTTGTGGCCCCAAAGCGGCCTGGCATGGGGACCCTAGCGTCATCTTTAGTGCCTTAGCGAAGGGCCCCCACAGGCGctagaagcagcagctttcagGGGTTGCCTCAACGTCGACGCTGGATTGGATTAAGGCCGACGGCGGGACACGATTTTGAGGCCGCTTGGCTTGCAAGCATCCATGGATGTCAAAGCAACAAGAACAACGTTGAACGcctcgtttttttcttctgacGCCCGCGTGCTTTTCACAGGTTTGGGGCAACACAGACAGCAGCaattctgctcttcttcctacCCTCTGATCCTCCATCATACCGCAAGGGGCTAACACTGTGTTGGCTGATCACAGATGGCTCACAGTATTGCCTCTTTCGTTAGTAACTGTCAACACTCCTTCACGTCACGCCTCCACTCCATTCGCATCCGCGCTCCTGC encodes:
- a CDS encoding uncharacterized protein (BUSCO:EOG092D3JAI) translates to MKYLPVQEFETVTGALNFNTPDCNVTGGCDLYTTKSTGSDKKLYKSIDKDLSSQHAALLKLGASLSPPDRQHMLATSRSMQLFSHSSAFGPLSELASRRTFAYLIATLNASHPHYDFSHVLRPGDFKRERNLRRVIANLDSILKNVRPGFEGSSYDSSAGSDMNAQWGPQCWSLINKEMRLNECTVFSYHPEVDPFEEDESAIWAVHYFFFNRMLKRVAYLYVRVVPVISSQSPTLRPAKGGLHKRHTATESEGTKKRAKYWFGNQDAEMVPPFEDDEEPMDDGLYWNRGEDGDIVQFSDDDLAEDEPLDEDEDEDEDDDDDYDMTSTRRERLMSEDVAGRMEI
- a CDS encoding uncharacterized protein (EggNog:ENOG41), yielding MAGSAVDSRPTSSVGSPRDVRPRTQSISSDRPSIASHTFLALPQSTSPEAAFIASTAASQIVTNNHDGHQSSWYDQNGVEPSGEAAVISPAALQLVNSFLDQLLLNFLQVAKSTSLSALRPAVSDVLKPKLAKETISNADEELREYLGGSEEEEYTDPQSPHARDWDVELAWKRARLRCMVYSSLGDLEEEDEDKYMTQENLEISEHERASDIISPAVAIFLTSVLEYMGELTLSVAGQAASTRLRSRIEKELKDGARSPAAVAERIVVEDIDMERVALDRTLGRLWRGWKKRMRAPPGEYVSSRSLSVSHAGSLYDRKSSISERGTDSAEMQDDAKDAVEKDIHPMDIPLPMGDNDVAEIEVPGLAHHSDDEEDGSDEEEKDFDKRRVKSFAGALSLLKDSQTSPDSDNYATLLSLHRRSTSLPTPKRSVFYATARPRSKTADAASIPELQELTRLSVVEVEVEAKAKSRESDESGSDEFDEVIYEKAEILTSSRVSVSSTSSRSVSDTGKAIHLSRSSSVHSARIIDVPPRSPATSRPRSMESAERPRASTVSGASPLSRPDEMRKVKAIDTSSRTGAPLSAVRSPVERMRPPVPNAATISESEEDADQVHPIVKPAPASRSRDQLGRLPHGLQTNIRAADRISASPQSDQPQSSTRSSSLKTAQSATDIQFPDVPYRSTGGNSNRQKGRPAAEQDDEESTPSLHSVAPPRQIHTSGSSASSGASRFKAVRTTSDDASNRAESMARNFEELIQSNQTITYTLTPENMRDIDVNKSADSPVAAKASRKSEDLMRSSPVSSNASPSIPRAQPANAQASSESTAKFSGPIPRAPAGASGRTGGAQARDARAPGESLADFAEFIKSTGPAGDRGPAALRNVHVPVNPPKTIPESQPLTTMNSRSSSNRNRYQAREPAANSRSETSDLIDFIRQGPANGQNPIPRHVAPFRNPGDSEMMYGAAGGRAVDPVLPDMRHSQASTSVTDYSMPSMHSSVNSNSALLKNKSMSKANAMFGEDDDDMGMPMPVRKTRRVRDPYAIDFSDEEDDDFDMPPRPPPKKEESLAEFLLNCEPPPEPPSLPTKQQPRRKSSTPGLMGRFGRNNSKEVNTLNESQSRPGAVGLGNEARPSTVRKHVPIQMPPGYDAYGPTHADPPVNRAPVERAPIERAPMERAPMNRVPMKKFEPREPAYLGQTGDLAQFLRDSEPPPDFTPAPVPVQQEEPSAFAKFFGRRRKASVV